In Trichoderma breve strain T069 chromosome 4, whole genome shotgun sequence, the following proteins share a genomic window:
- a CDS encoding thiamine pyrophosphate enzyme, central domain-containing protein produces the protein MLRSRQATTRAVRALGQARAFTSTTTPIKAATQKKIPTGQRNQATASAAPNVRPVPSPAFNTADNDRSHVQPLVNPQKPDMDESFIGKSGGEIFHEMMLRQGVKHIFGYPGGAILPVFDAIYNSKHFDFILPRHEQGAGHMAEGYARASGKPGVVVVTSGPGATNVITPMQDALSDGTPMVVFCGQVPTAAIGSDAFQEADVVGISRACTKWNVMVKSVAELPRRINEAFEIATSGRPGPVLVDLPKDVTAGILRRAIPTDTALPTLPSAATRAAKELSTQQLNASIKRAADLINMGKKPVIYAGQGVIQSEGGPELLKELADKASIPVTTTLHGLGAFDELDEKSLHMLGMHGAAYANMAMQQADVIIALGSRFDDRVTGVVSKFAPAARQAAAEGRGGIIHFEIMPKNINKVVQATEAVEGDVGANMKLLIPQVKAKTMEDRKEWFDAIKGWKKKYPLSHYQRAERTGLIKPQTVMEEISNLTADRKDKTYIATGVGQHQMWVAQHFRWRHPRSMITSGGLGTMGYGLPAAIGAKVAQPDSLVIDVDGDASFNMTLTELSTAAQFNIGVKVVVLNNEEQGMVTQWQNLFYEDRYSHTHQRNPDFMKLADAMGVQHQRVSEPDKLVDALKWLINTDGPALLEVVTDKKVPVLPMVPAGSALHEFLVFDPEKDKQRRELMKERTKGVHS, from the exons ATGCTCCGAAGTCGCCAGGCGACAACCAGAGCCGTTCGGGCTCTGGGACAGGCTCGTGCCTTTACCTCAACGACGACGcccatcaaggccgccacTCAGAAGAAGATTCCTACTGGCCAGAGAAATCAGGCGACGGCGAGCGCTGCACC AAACGTCCGTCCCGTCCCGAGCCCTGCCTTCAACACAGCAGACAATGATCGAAGCCATGTGCAACCTCTCGTCAACCCGCAGAAGCCTGACATGGATGAATC ATTCATTGGCAAATCCGGAGGCGAAATCTTCCACGAGATGATGCTGCGCCAAGGTGTCAAGCACATTT TCGGATACCCTGGCGGCGCTATTCTCCCAGTTTTCGACGCCATTTACAATTCAAAACACTTCGACTTTATCCTGCCCCGTCATGAGCAGGGAGCCGGCCATATGGCCGAGGGCTACGCCCGTGCCTCGGGCAAACCCGGTGTCGTCGTGGTGACTTCCGGCCCTGGCGCTACCAATGTCATTACTCCCATGCAAGATGCCCTGTCAGACGGAACCCCCATGGTCGTCTTCTGCGGCCAGGTCCCCACTGCAGCAATCGGCAGCGATGCCTTTCAAGAGGCAGACGTTGTGGGTATCTCACGGGCTTGTACCAAGTGGAACGTCATGGTCAAGAGCGTTGCTGAGCTGCCCAGAAGAATCAACGAGGCTTTCGAGATTGCCACCAGTGGCCGTCCTGGCCCCGTCCTTGTTGACTTGCCCAAGGATGTCACTGCTGGTATCCTGAGAAGAGCCATCCCGACTGACACGGCTCTGCCGACTCTGCCCAGTGCCGCCACCCGtgctgccaaggagctgaGCACACAGCAGCTAAATGCTTCCATTAAGCGTGCTGCTGATCTCATCAACATGGGCAAGAAGCCCGTCATCTATGCCGGTCAAGGTGTTATCCAGTCCGAGGGTGGTCctgagcttctcaaggagcTTGCAGACAAGGCTTCCATCCCCGTCACCACAACCCTTCACGGTCTGGGCGCCTTTGACGAGCTGGATGAGAAGTCATTGCACATGCTGGGCATGCACGGCGCAGCATATGCCAACATGGCTATGCAGCAGGCTGATGTTATCATCGCTCTCGGCAGTCGATTCGACGACCGTGTCACTGGTGTCGTCTCAAAATTTGCGCCTGCAGCTaggcaagctgctgctgagggccGCGGCGGCATTATTCACTTTGAAATTATGCCcaagaacatcaacaagGTCGTCCAGGCTACCGAGGCCGTGGAAGGCGATGTCGGCGCCAACATGAAGCTCCTCATTCCCCAGGTAAAAGCCAAGACCATGGAAGACCGAAAGGAGTGGTTCGACGCGATCAaggggtggaagaagaagtaccCTCTATCGCACTACCAGCGAGCTGAGCGAACTGGCCTGATCAAGCCGCAGACTGTCATGGAGGAGATTAGCAACCTGACGGCCGACCGAAAGGACAAGACGTACATTGCCACTGGCGTAGGCCAGCACCAGATGTGGGTTGCCCAGCACTTCCGCTGGAGACACCCTCGATCCATGATCACTTCTGGTGGTCTGGGCACCATGGGCTACGGCCTTCccgccgccattggcgcCAAGGTGGCTCAGCCCGACTCTCTCGTCattgacgttgatggcgaCGCTTCCTTCAACATGACTCTGACGGAGCTGTCCACTGCTGCGCAGTTCAACATTGGCGTCAAGGTTGTTGTCCTTAACAACGAGGAGCAGGGCATGGTGACTCAGTGGCAGAACCTCTTCTATGAGGACCGCTACTCACACACTCACCAGAGAAATCCTGACTTCATGAAGCTGGCTGACGCAATGGGCGTGCAGCACCAGCGCGTCTCAGAACCCGATAagcttgttgatgctctGAAGTGGCTGATCAATACCGATGGCCCCGCTCTCTTGGAAGTTGTCACCGACAAGAAGGTGCCTGTCTTGCCCATGGTGCCGGCTGGATCGGCTCTGCACGAGTTCCTCGTCTTTGATCCTG AAAAGGATAAGCAGCGACGTgagctgatgaaggagagaaCGAAGGGTGTGCATTCCTAA